The genomic DNA AATTAAACCGTTATAAGGTACGCGTTAGAAATTATCTCGACAGCAAAATGATTTATCTTGAAGTCAAGTATAAATCCAATAAACGGCGTACCATAAAGAAACGAATATTAACTGAAGATATAGACCAGCTTTCCGGGGAGGATTACCTTTTTCTGAAAACGGCCATTCCTTATGACCCTCACAGCCTGTTTCCTTCCCTGATGACTGAGTACATTCGTTTGACATTACTCAATTATGAACATCAGGAAAAGGTTACCATCGATTTTGACCTGAATTTCCGTCATCTAAAAAATGATAAGGAAGTCAGTATTCCTAAAATTGGCATTATTGAAATCAAAAACGAACGGGGAAGAAACCATTCTCTGCTATCCAGGATATTAAGCGATGATTTGATCCACTATCAAAGGGTAAGCAAATATTGTCTGGGTATGAGCATGCTGGATTCAACCATCAAAAAGAATCTTTACAAACCAAAGCTGTTGTTTATCGATCATATGTAAAACAAGAATGGATTATGCTGCAAATTTTACTTAACATTCAACTGTTGGGCATTGAGATAATAAAAATCCCAGATTTCCTGGAATTGCTGCTCCGGTTCACACTGAACATGATTGCCATTGTAATCATCATCCGGTACCTGTATTATACTTCCACCCGGCGAAAAGATTATCTCTTCACTTACATATTGATCAGCATAACGGTATTTCTTTTATGTTTCCTTTTAAATAACGTGAAGTTACAACTTGGGTTTGCCCTCGGCCTGTTTGCCATTTTCGGGATCATCCGCTACAGGACCAATCCCATCCCTATAAGAGAAATGACCTATCTTTTTGTGGTCATCGGCTTGTCGGTAATCAATGCCCTGGCCAATAAACAGATCAGTTATGCTGAATTGCTGTTCTCCAATCTCATTATCGTGGTGACTTGTTATGGTTTCGAGAAGCTCTGGCTGTTGAAGCACCGCTCCAGGAAAACCATCGTTTATGAGAAAATAGAAAATATACATCCTGCCAATCATGAGGCATTGAAACAGGACCTGGAATCCCGCACGGGTTTGACCATTGAAAAATTTGAGATAGGCAATATTGACTTTTTGAGGGATACAGCGCGAATTAGAATATATTACTATGAAAGCGACAACGACATCAACGAGGCCAACGACGAAAATGAATTAACCAGAAATAACAACAGCGATTAAATGACGCCTGCCCGACATCCATTTGTTACCTTTATCATTATTGTTACAGGCCTGATGCTTGTAAAAGGTACAGTATGGGGGCAAGACAAAGATTTCCGGAGCTGGAACGATATTTCCATAGAGACTGAGCTGATGGATGACCTCGACATACAGGCAGAGATAGGATTGCGGTTTGACAATAATGCTACCCGCCTGGACGAAAATCTTTATGAGGTGGAACTGCAGTATAAAGGAGTTAGTGATTACGACATCAGCACATCCTATCGCTTTGGTATGAACAATGAAATCAGGTATTTTGAATATTACCACCGCTGGACCGTTGAAGGAGAGCTTGAAAAAGACATCGATCCGTTTGAATTTGAATTCCGTACGCGCCTGCAAACCGAGTATTATCCTTCTGTTTCCTTTGAGGATCGCTATGAACATTATTTACGTGACAGAATAACCATCACCTGGAAGATAGATGATTTTCCGGCCGACCCGTCTTTTGGGATAGAACATTATGCTCCTTTAAACAATAAGCCTTTTGTGTTTACCGATAAAAACCGATTCATACTGGGAACAGATATTGATCTGGACGACGGGTTTTCCCTGGACATTTCATACAGATTTCAAAGACACTACGACGATATACCGGAATATGATTATATCCTTTCATTGGGTCTTGGATAT from Bacteroidales bacterium includes the following:
- a CDS encoding polyphosphate polymerase domain-containing protein; translation: MSDDQKFTEIISRFPTFTLNEDLFLFDRRDSKYLFLTEDLYKILHLLHNHYNILKINCKNYSHYRTTYFDTKDYDLYKAHHNGKLNRYKVRVRNYLDSKMIYLEVKYKSNKRRTIKKRILTEDIDQLSGEDYLFLKTAIPYDPHSLFPSLMTEYIRLTLLNYEHQEKVTIDFDLNFRHLKNDKEVSIPKIGIIEIKNERGRNHSLLSRILSDDLIHYQRVSKYCLGMSMLDSTIKKNLYKPKLLFIDHM
- a CDS encoding DUF4956 domain-containing protein, with translation MLQILLNIQLLGIEIIKIPDFLELLLRFTLNMIAIVIIIRYLYYTSTRRKDYLFTYILISITVFLLCFLLNNVKLQLGFALGLFAIFGIIRYRTNPIPIREMTYLFVVIGLSVINALANKQISYAELLFSNLIIVVTCYGFEKLWLLKHRSRKTIVYEKIENIHPANHEALKQDLESRTGLTIEKFEIGNIDFLRDTARIRIYYYESDNDINEANDENELTRNNNSD
- a CDS encoding DUF2490 domain-containing protein → MTPARHPFVTFIIIVTGLMLVKGTVWGQDKDFRSWNDISIETELMDDLDIQAEIGLRFDNNATRLDENLYEVELQYKGVSDYDISTSYRFGMNNEIRYFEYYHRWTVEGELEKDIDPFEFEFRTRLQTEYYPSVSFEDRYEHYLRDRITITWKIDDFPADPSFGIEHYAPLNNKPFVFTDKNRFILGTDIDLDDGFSLDISYRFQRHYDDIPEYDYILSLGLGYEL